A single region of the Microcella sp. genome encodes:
- the dnaN gene encoding DNA polymerase III subunit beta, whose amino-acid sequence MKFQVNRDVFSDAVSFAVKLLPQRTTLPILSGVLLRAEGGAVTLSSFDYEVSAQTSITADVSEDGTVLVSGRLLADIASRLPNAPVEFSTSDGKIAVRCGSARFTLSSMPVEEYPSLPTVDGPSGVLPGDAFSDAVGQVSVAASRDDVTPVITGVQLEIGDNTLSLVATDRYRVAVREIEWDSTAVAEGVTALVPSRTLSEIGKIFSHASTVTVTIVSGGDRELIAFSADQKTVTSLLIKGNFPPVKRLFPDTVDNYAVMNTAELIEATRRVQLVLERDAALRYSFSDDGLTLEAIGSENAQASETIDAHVTGGDTTVSLKPQFLIDGLSAVHSEFVRISFTKTDNPNKPGPVLITSQSSKDQPGNDNYRYLLQPNLLLR is encoded by the coding sequence GTGAAGTTCCAGGTCAATCGCGACGTGTTCAGCGATGCAGTGTCGTTCGCCGTCAAGCTTCTTCCGCAGCGCACCACGCTGCCGATTCTCAGCGGAGTGCTGCTGCGTGCCGAGGGCGGGGCGGTGACCCTCTCGTCGTTCGACTACGAGGTCTCGGCGCAGACGTCGATCACGGCAGACGTCAGCGAAGACGGAACCGTGCTCGTCTCGGGCCGTCTGCTCGCAGACATCGCTTCTCGGTTGCCGAACGCGCCAGTCGAGTTCTCGACGAGCGACGGCAAGATCGCGGTTCGGTGCGGCTCAGCCCGCTTCACTCTCTCGAGCATGCCCGTCGAAGAGTATCCGAGCCTGCCGACGGTCGACGGGCCCAGCGGCGTGCTGCCCGGCGACGCGTTCTCAGACGCGGTCGGACAAGTCTCGGTCGCGGCATCGAGAGATGATGTGACTCCTGTCATCACCGGTGTGCAGCTGGAGATCGGAGACAACACCCTCTCGCTCGTCGCGACAGACCGATACCGGGTCGCCGTCCGCGAGATCGAGTGGGATTCGACCGCGGTCGCGGAAGGCGTGACGGCGCTGGTGCCGTCACGCACCCTGTCAGAGATCGGCAAGATCTTCTCGCACGCCTCGACCGTGACCGTGACCATCGTGTCGGGGGGCGACCGTGAGCTGATCGCGTTCTCTGCCGACCAGAAGACGGTGACGTCGTTGCTCATCAAGGGAAACTTCCCGCCCGTGAAGAGGCTCTTCCCCGACACGGTCGACAACTACGCGGTGATGAACACGGCCGAGCTCATCGAAGCGACCCGTCGGGTGCAGCTCGTGCTCGAGCGAGACGCTGCGCTGCGCTACAGCTTCAGTGACGACGGACTGACCCTCGAGGCGATCGGCTCAGAGAATGCGCAGGCCTCTGAGACGATCGATGCGCACGTCACCGGCGGCGACACGACGGTCTCGCTGAAGCCCCAATTTCTCATCGATGGTCTGTCGGCTGTGCACAGCGAGTTCGTGCGCATCTCTTTCACGAAGACCGACAACCCGAACAAACCGGGGCCGGTGCTCATCACGAGCCAGTCGTCGAAAGACCAACCGGGCAACGACAAC
- a CDS encoding R3H domain-containing nucleic acid-binding protein, with translation MTDTIEPDVALVDEGDVAADYLEALLDIADLDGDIEIETRAGRVYLTVEAEEQDALRLLSKPDTVTALQELTRLAVHAKTGEFSRLILDIAGSRDARADELQKLVDRAVERIEAGAASAALPPMSSYERKLVHDLVSERGFTSASEGEGADRHTVIRRG, from the coding sequence ATGACCGACACCATCGAGCCCGACGTGGCTCTCGTCGACGAGGGCGATGTCGCAGCGGACTACCTCGAAGCACTGCTCGACATCGCCGACCTCGATGGCGACATCGAGATCGAGACGCGCGCTGGGCGCGTCTATCTGACGGTCGAGGCTGAGGAGCAGGATGCTCTGCGTCTGCTCTCGAAGCCCGACACCGTCACGGCGCTGCAAGAACTCACTCGGCTCGCGGTTCACGCGAAGACGGGAGAGTTCTCTCGCCTCATTCTCGACATCGCGGGTTCTCGCGACGCTCGCGCAGACGAGCTGCAGAAGCTCGTCGACCGCGCAGTGGAGCGCATCGAGGCCGGTGCCGCCTCGGCCGCACTGCCACCGATGTCGAGCTACGAACGCAAGCTGGTTCACGACCTGGTCTCCGAGCGCGGCTTCACGTCAGCGTCGGAGGGTGAGGGCGCCGACCGGCACACCGTCATCCGGCGTGGATGA
- a CDS encoding ParA family protein — translation MRAGGRAVTTEAPYDESTPLAREVAEITRRRLALESTSLPLPETTRVITVSNQKGGVGKTTTTVNLAAALARSGARVLVIDLDPQGNASTALGVEHRAETPSVYDVVVGDSPLVDVVQKSPEFDQLYCVPATIHLAGAEIELVSLVAREQRLRTALDAFLEGSSETFHYVFIDCPPSLGLLTINAFVAAREVLIPIQCEYYALEGLSQLLNSIQLIERHLNPQLRVSTILLTMYDSRTNLANQVVSDVRQHFPEQVLETLIPRSVRISEAPSYGQSVISYDEGSPGSLSYLEAAAEIARRGAAA, via the coding sequence TTGCGAGCAGGAGGCCGTGCTGTGACCACCGAGGCACCCTACGACGAGTCAACGCCATTGGCGCGCGAAGTCGCCGAGATCACGCGTCGTCGTCTTGCGCTCGAGTCGACGAGCCTGCCGCTGCCCGAGACCACCCGTGTCATCACGGTGTCGAACCAGAAGGGCGGCGTCGGCAAGACCACGACGACCGTCAACCTCGCCGCCGCGCTCGCTCGATCAGGCGCCCGCGTGCTCGTGATCGATCTCGACCCGCAAGGCAACGCATCAACCGCACTCGGCGTCGAGCACCGTGCAGAGACGCCCAGCGTCTACGACGTGGTCGTCGGCGACTCGCCGCTCGTCGATGTCGTGCAGAAGAGCCCAGAGTTCGACCAGCTCTACTGCGTGCCGGCGACGATCCACTTGGCGGGCGCCGAGATCGAGCTCGTCTCGCTCGTCGCGCGCGAGCAGCGACTGCGCACGGCGCTCGACGCGTTTCTCGAAGGCAGCTCCGAGACGTTCCACTACGTGTTCATCGACTGCCCACCCTCGCTCGGACTCCTCACCATCAACGCCTTCGTCGCCGCGCGCGAGGTGCTCATCCCGATTCAGTGCGAGTACTACGCGCTCGAAGGGCTCAGCCAGCTGCTCAACAGCATCCAGCTGATCGAGCGCCACCTGAATCCGCAACTGCGGGTGTCGACCATCCTGCTGACAATGTACGACTCTCGCACCAACCTCGCGAACCAGGTGGTGAGCGATGTGCGACAGCACTTTCCCGAGCAGGTTCTCGAGACGCTCATTCCGCGGTCGGTGCGCATCAGTGAGGCGCCCAGCTACGGCCAGAGCGTGATCAGCTACGACGAGGGCTCCCCCGGGTCGCTGTCGTACCTCGAAGCGGCAGCTGAGATCGCGCGACGCGGGGCGGCAGCCTGA
- the dnaA gene encoding chromosomal replication initiator protein DnaA produces MPDDADSPHDLWESVKAVLTADDRITPQLYGFINLVEPRGVMASTLYLEVPNELTRGMLEQRIRLPLLSALTSIAGETVSSFAIVVNPEIQHENFESAPESLDVSNPYIEQSMPAAQTEASGRRGDSRLNGKYSFDNFVIGGSNRFAHAAAVAVAEAPAKAYNPLFIYGESGLGKTHLLHAIGHYAESLYPGIRVRYVSSEEFTNDFINSIANNRASLFQSRYREIDILLIDDIQFLQGKDSTQEAFFHTFNTLHDHNKQVVITSDLPPKHLTGFEDRMRSRFEWGLITDVQAPDLETRIAILRKKAQNDKLQVRDDVLEYIASKVSSNIRELEGTLIRVTAFANLNRTPVDMQLVQTVLKDLITLDEDNVIAPVDIINHTAAYFKLTVDDLYGSSRSQAVATARQIAMYLCRELTNLSLPKIGQLFGNRDHTTVMYANKKISDLMKERRSIYNQVTELTSRIKQNHRYS; encoded by the coding sequence ATGCCGGATGACGCCGATTCTCCGCACGATCTCTGGGAGTCGGTGAAGGCTGTGCTCACTGCAGACGACCGCATCACCCCTCAGTTGTACGGCTTCATCAACCTGGTCGAACCGCGCGGCGTCATGGCGTCGACTCTGTACCTCGAGGTGCCCAACGAGCTCACCAGGGGCATGCTCGAGCAGCGCATCCGGCTGCCCCTGCTGAGCGCCCTCACCTCGATAGCGGGAGAGACGGTCTCGAGCTTCGCCATCGTCGTCAATCCAGAGATTCAGCATGAGAACTTCGAGAGTGCGCCGGAGTCGCTCGACGTCAGCAATCCCTACATCGAGCAGTCGATGCCGGCCGCTCAGACTGAAGCGTCCGGTCGACGAGGAGACAGTCGGCTCAACGGAAAGTACAGCTTCGACAACTTCGTCATCGGTGGTTCGAACAGGTTCGCCCACGCAGCGGCCGTGGCGGTCGCCGAAGCACCCGCCAAGGCCTACAACCCGCTCTTCATCTATGGCGAGTCAGGCCTGGGCAAGACCCACCTGCTGCACGCCATCGGCCACTACGCCGAGAGCCTGTACCCGGGCATCCGCGTGCGGTACGTGTCGAGCGAGGAGTTCACGAACGACTTCATCAACTCGATCGCCAACAACCGCGCGTCGCTCTTCCAGTCTCGATACCGCGAGATCGACATTCTGCTCATCGACGACATTCAGTTCTTGCAGGGCAAAGACTCGACCCAAGAGGCCTTCTTCCACACATTCAATACGCTGCACGATCACAACAAGCAAGTGGTCATCACGAGCGATCTGCCGCCGAAGCACCTCACCGGCTTCGAAGACCGCATGCGCAGCAGGTTCGAGTGGGGCCTCATCACCGATGTGCAGGCGCCAGACCTCGAGACGCGCATCGCGATTCTGCGCAAGAAGGCTCAGAACGACAAGCTGCAGGTGCGTGATGATGTGCTCGAATACATCGCCTCGAAGGTGTCGAGCAACATCCGCGAGCTCGAGGGAACCCTCATTCGCGTGACCGCATTCGCCAACCTCAACCGCACGCCCGTCGACATGCAGCTCGTGCAGACCGTGCTGAAAGACCTCATCACGCTCGACGAGGACAACGTCATCGCACCGGTCGACATCATCAATCACACGGCCGCCTACTTCAAGCTCACCGTCGACGATCTCTACGGCTCGTCGCGGTCGCAAGCCGTCGCCACCGCACGGCAGATCGCCATGTACCTCTGTCGTGAGTTGACGAACCTCTCGTTGCCGAAGATCGGGCAGCTCTTCGGCAACCGCGACCACACGACGGTGATGTACGCCAACAAGAAGATCAGCGACCTGATGAAAGAACGACGGTCGATCTACAACCAGGTCACCGAACTGACCAGCCGCATCAAGCAGAACCACCGCTACAGCTGA
- the rnpA gene encoding ribonuclease P protein component has protein sequence MLSRAHRISRGGDVTMAVRRGRRTVTPHAVLYRVSTAEPHPPRFAVVVSKKVGGAVVRNLVRRRIQSICAGSASLLPAGDLVVVRALPGSPEVSWDTLRTEIGDGLRRAVMAR, from the coding sequence GTGCTCTCGCGGGCACACCGCATCTCGCGGGGTGGTGACGTCACGATGGCGGTTCGACGCGGTCGCCGCACCGTGACTCCCCACGCAGTGCTCTACCGAGTGTCGACCGCAGAGCCGCACCCTCCACGCTTCGCTGTCGTCGTCTCGAAGAAGGTCGGCGGTGCCGTCGTGCGCAATCTGGTGCGCCGTCGCATCCAGTCGATCTGCGCCGGCTCGGCCTCGCTCCTACCCGCGGGCGACCTGGTCGTCGTGAGGGCCCTCCCGGGCAGCCCCGAGGTCTCGTGGGATACCCTGCGCACTGAGATCGGCGACGGACTACGACGGGCGGTGATGGCACGATGA
- the rsmG gene encoding 16S rRNA (guanine(527)-N(7))-methyltransferase RsmG — translation MSEGAIEPEPASAAAVFGDRLDLARQFAAGLGRHGEELGLIGPLELPRLWSRHIINCGVIAPFLVAAGRVADVGSGAGLPGLVLAIARPDVDFVLIEPMERRTDWLTAESERLGLDNVTVLRARAEEAASAGAFDQVTARAVSALSKLIPLTAPLAREGGELMLLKGARVHDEITAASKAIRQYRIHDIQVLEVGEGLAPEATRLFRATVGGAS, via the coding sequence TTGAGCGAGGGCGCTATCGAGCCCGAGCCGGCGTCTGCCGCCGCAGTCTTCGGTGACCGCCTCGACCTCGCCCGGCAGTTCGCGGCCGGCCTCGGTCGGCACGGAGAAGAGCTGGGGCTCATCGGCCCACTCGAGCTGCCGAGACTGTGGTCGAGGCACATCATCAACTGCGGGGTCATCGCACCGTTCCTCGTAGCTGCCGGGCGGGTCGCCGATGTCGGAAGCGGCGCGGGCCTGCCCGGACTCGTGCTCGCGATCGCACGCCCCGATGTCGACTTCGTGCTCATCGAACCGATGGAGCGCCGCACCGACTGGCTCACCGCGGAGTCTGAGCGGCTGGGCCTCGACAATGTGACGGTGCTGCGGGCGCGTGCCGAAGAGGCTGCTTCCGCCGGAGCCTTCGATCAGGTGACGGCCCGGGCGGTGAGCGCGCTGTCGAAGCTCATCCCCCTCACGGCACCCCTCGCACGCGAGGGCGGTGAGCTTATGCTTCTCAAGGGCGCGCGAGTGCATGACGAGATCACTGCGGCGTCGAAGGCCATTCGCCAGTACCGCATTCATGACATCCAGGTGCTCGAAGTGGGCGAAGGGCTCGCGCCAGAAGCCACTCGTCTCTTTCGGGCTACAGTAGGCGGGGCATCCTGA
- the yidD gene encoding membrane protein insertion efficiency factor YidD: MTHALVDVARIIGLIPRNAIVLVLRGYRAVISPLYGDVCRYYPSCSAYALGSVQEHGVAKGGWLAARRLARCHPWAEGGIDDWPVREHSPYRRTRRGLIVLDRKA; encoded by the coding sequence ATGACCCATGCTCTCGTCGATGTCGCGCGCATCATCGGGCTGATTCCCCGCAACGCCATCGTGCTCGTCCTTCGCGGTTATCGAGCGGTCATCTCTCCGCTGTACGGCGACGTCTGCCGGTACTACCCCAGCTGCTCTGCCTATGCGCTCGGCTCTGTGCAAGAGCACGGCGTCGCGAAGGGCGGCTGGCTGGCCGCACGGCGCCTCGCTCGCTGCCACCCCTGGGCCGAAGGCGGCATCGACGACTGGCCCGTTCGTGAACACTCCCCCTATCGGCGCACCCGCAGGGGTCTCATCGTGCTCGACAGAAAGGCTTAG
- the rpmH gene encoding 50S ribosomal protein L34, protein MSKRTFQPNNRRRAKVHGFRLRMRTRAGRSILAARRRKGRTELSA, encoded by the coding sequence ATGAGCAAGCGCACCTTCCAGCCGAACAACCGTCGCCGGGCGAAGGTCCACGGTTTCCGTCTGCGCATGCGCACGCGCGCTGGCCGGTCGATCCTCGCCGCACGTCGGCGCAAGGGTCGCACCGAACTCTCGGCCTGA
- the yidC gene encoding membrane protein insertase YidC, translating to MDIIGAILWPIKWVIEAILVGFHWLFTFMGLESEAGLTWVLSIAGLVVVVRAALIPVFVRQIKNQRKMLEISPDLKKIQDKYKGKRDQFSREAMSRETMALYKKHGTNPLASCLPILLQMPIFFGLFSVLNSSFAGLSGVGLLDEQLSREFGTATLFGIAPLGATMLTSDGNGWVIFIAAVLVILMTASQFITQLQIMSKNQSPEMKASPMYKQQRILLYILPLVFLFSGVAFPLGVMFYWFVSNLWTMVQQFIVIRNLPTPGSEAALAREARLAKRRQRRGLPEIIEDEPGSLAVEEPKKPQRVQPVSKNRAKKKGGR from the coding sequence ATGGACATCATCGGCGCCATCCTCTGGCCCATCAAATGGGTCATCGAGGCGATCCTCGTGGGCTTCCACTGGCTCTTCACGTTCATGGGGCTCGAGAGCGAGGCCGGGCTCACCTGGGTCTTGTCGATCGCCGGTCTCGTCGTCGTGGTGCGCGCAGCGCTCATCCCGGTGTTCGTGCGTCAGATCAAGAACCAGCGCAAGATGCTCGAGATCTCGCCCGACCTCAAGAAGATTCAAGACAAGTACAAGGGCAAGCGAGACCAGTTCTCGCGCGAGGCGATGTCGCGCGAGACCATGGCGCTCTACAAGAAGCACGGCACCAACCCGCTCGCCTCGTGCCTGCCGATCCTCTTGCAGATGCCGATCTTCTTCGGGCTCTTCTCGGTGCTCAACAGCTCGTTCGCCGGTCTCTCGGGTGTCGGCCTGCTCGACGAGCAGCTGTCTCGCGAGTTCGGCACCGCAACGCTGTTCGGCATCGCGCCGCTCGGGGCGACCATGCTCACGTCAGACGGCAACGGCTGGGTGATCTTCATCGCCGCAGTGCTCGTCATTCTCATGACCGCGTCGCAGTTCATCACGCAGCTGCAGATCATGTCGAAGAACCAGAGCCCCGAGATGAAGGCCTCGCCGATGTACAAGCAGCAGCGCATCCTGCTGTACATCCTCCCCCTCGTCTTCCTCTTCTCGGGCGTCGCCTTCCCGCTCGGCGTGATGTTCTACTGGTTCGTCTCGAACCTCTGGACGATGGTGCAGCAGTTCATCGTCATCCGTAACCTGCCCACTCCGGGCAGCGAGGCGGCGCTCGCTCGCGAGGCCCGCCTGGCCAAGCGGCGTCAGCGCCGCGGGCTTCCCGAGATCATCGAGGACGAGCCGGGCAGCCTTGCGGTCGAAGAACCGAAGAAGCCGCAGCGGGTGCAGCCCGTCAGCAAGAACCGAGCGAAGAAGAAGGGCGGTCGGTAG